The following proteins are encoded in a genomic region of Kosakonia oryzae:
- the lldR gene encoding transcriptional regulator LldR — translation MTVLPRRLADEVADRVRALIAEQQLEAGMKLPAERQLAAQLGVSRNSLREALAKLVSEGVLLSRRGGGTFVRWQHDTWSEQNIVQPLKTLLSDDPDYSFDILEARHAIEASTAWHAAMRATEADKEKIALCFDASQSDDPDLASQADVRFHLAIAEASHNVVLLQTMRGFFDLLQSSVKQSRQRMYLVPPVFARLTEQHRAVMDAIFAGDADGARQAMMAHLGFVHTTIRQFDEDQARQARITRLPDEQHSYSREKKA, via the coding sequence ATGACGGTTTTACCCCGACGCCTGGCTGACGAGGTTGCAGACCGCGTTCGGGCGCTGATTGCTGAACAACAACTGGAAGCGGGCATGAAACTGCCCGCCGAACGCCAGCTGGCCGCACAGCTTGGAGTTTCACGCAATTCGTTGCGTGAAGCCCTTGCGAAACTGGTCAGCGAAGGCGTGCTGCTGAGCCGTCGCGGCGGCGGTACTTTTGTACGCTGGCAGCATGATACCTGGTCAGAACAGAATATTGTTCAGCCGCTGAAAACGCTGCTCAGCGATGACCCCGATTACAGCTTTGATATCCTCGAAGCCCGTCACGCCATTGAAGCCAGCACCGCATGGCATGCCGCCATGCGCGCCACCGAAGCGGATAAAGAGAAGATTGCCCTGTGCTTTGACGCCTCGCAGTCGGATGACCCCGATCTCGCGTCGCAGGCGGATGTGCGTTTCCATCTCGCCATTGCAGAAGCCTCGCATAACGTGGTGCTGCTGCAAACCATGCGCGGCTTCTTCGACCTGCTGCAATCCTCAGTCAAGCAGAGCCGCCAGCGCATGTATCTTGTGCCGCCCGTTTTTGCCCGTCTGACCGAACAGCACCGCGCGGTGATGGACGCCATTTTCGCGGGCGATGCTGATGGCGCGCGTCAGGCGATGATGGCGCACCTCGGTTTTGTGCATACCACTATTCGACAATTTGATGAAGATCAGGCCCGCCAGGCGCGCATCACCCGCCTGCCAGACGAGCAGCATTCGTATTCAAGGGAGAAAAAAGCATGA
- the lldP gene encoding L-lactate permease, which translates to MSLWQQNYDPAGNLWLSSLIASLPILFFFFALIKLKLKGYVAASWTVAIALAVALLFYHMPVDHALASVVYGFFYGLWPIAWIIVAAVFVYKISVKTGQFDIIRSSILSITPDQRLQMLIVGFSFGAFLEGAAGFGAPVAITAALLVGLGFNPLYAAGLCLIVNTAPVAFGAMGIPILVAGQVTGLESFEIGQMVGRQLPFLTIIVLFWIMAIMDGWRGVKETWPAVLVAGGSFAVAQYLSSNFIGPELPDIISSLVSLVCLTLFLKRWRPVRIFRFGDMGAAQVDLDLKRTHYSAGQVLRAWSPFLFLTATVTLWSVPPFKALFAPGGALYDWVFNISVPHLDKLVARMPPVVSAATPYAAVYKFDWFSATGTAILFAAILSIVWLRMKPKEAVSTFVSTLKDLALPIYSIGMVLAFAFISNYSGLSSTLALALAHTGSAFTFFSPFLGWLGVFLTGSDTSSNALFAALQATAAQQIGVSDVLMVAANTTGGVTGKMISPQSIAIACAAVGLVGKESDLFRFTVKHSLIFTCLVGVITTLQAYVLTWMIP; encoded by the coding sequence ATGAGCCTCTGGCAACAGAATTACGACCCGGCCGGGAACCTCTGGCTATCGAGTCTGATCGCATCGCTACCGATCCTGTTTTTCTTTTTTGCTCTGATAAAACTCAAGCTTAAAGGCTATGTAGCCGCGAGCTGGACGGTCGCCATCGCCCTTGCGGTGGCGCTGCTGTTTTACCATATGCCCGTGGATCACGCCCTTGCCTCGGTGGTTTACGGCTTCTTCTATGGTCTGTGGCCGATCGCGTGGATCATCGTGGCGGCGGTATTTGTCTACAAAATCTCGGTGAAAACCGGACAGTTCGACATTATCCGCTCATCAATCCTCTCGATTACGCCCGACCAGCGTCTGCAAATGTTGATTGTTGGCTTCTCGTTTGGCGCGTTTCTCGAAGGGGCGGCCGGGTTCGGCGCGCCGGTGGCAATCACCGCCGCATTGCTGGTCGGGCTGGGCTTTAATCCGCTGTATGCCGCCGGTTTATGCCTGATTGTGAATACCGCGCCCGTGGCGTTTGGCGCGATGGGTATTCCGATTCTGGTCGCAGGCCAGGTCACCGGGCTGGAGAGCTTTGAGATTGGCCAGATGGTAGGCCGCCAGTTGCCATTCCTGACCATTATCGTGCTGTTCTGGATCATGGCGATTATGGATGGTTGGCGCGGCGTGAAAGAGACCTGGCCTGCGGTGCTGGTGGCGGGCGGTTCGTTTGCTGTGGCCCAATATCTGAGCTCCAACTTTATCGGCCCGGAACTGCCGGATATCATTTCGTCGCTGGTTTCGCTGGTGTGCCTGACGCTGTTCCTGAAACGCTGGCGGCCGGTGCGCATCTTCCGCTTTGGCGATATGGGCGCAGCGCAGGTCGATCTCGATTTAAAACGCACGCACTACAGTGCCGGGCAGGTTCTGCGCGCCTGGTCGCCGTTCCTGTTCCTGACAGCAACCGTCACGCTGTGGAGCGTACCGCCGTTCAAAGCGCTGTTTGCGCCAGGCGGCGCGCTGTATGACTGGGTCTTCAATATTTCCGTGCCGCATCTCGACAAGCTGGTTGCCCGCATGCCGCCGGTTGTCAGTGCCGCTACGCCCTATGCCGCGGTGTATAAATTCGACTGGTTCTCCGCTACCGGCACCGCCATTTTGTTCGCAGCGATCCTGTCGATTGTCTGGCTGCGCATGAAACCAAAAGAGGCGGTCAGCACCTTTGTCAGTACGCTGAAAGATCTGGCGCTGCCGATTTACTCGATCGGTATGGTGCTGGCCTTCGCCTTTATCTCGAACTATTCCGGGCTGTCGTCGACGCTGGCGCTCGCGCTGGCACATACCGGCAGCGCCTTCACCTTCTTCTCGCCGTTCCTCGGCTGGCTGGGGGTGTTTCTCACCGGTTCCGACACGTCATCGAATGCGCTGTTTGCCGCGCTGCAAGCGACCGCCGCTCAGCAGATCGGCGTCTCGGATGTGCTGATGGTCGCAGCCAACACCACCGGCGGCGTCACCGGCAAAATGATCTCGCCGCAGTCGATCGCCATTGCTTGTGCGGCGGTCGGACTGGTTGGCAAAGAGTCGGACCTGTTCCGCTTTACCGTTAAACACAGCCTGATTTTCACCTGCCTGGTGGGTGTGATTACCACACTTCAGGCTTATGTACTGACCTGGATGATCCCATGA
- a CDS encoding YibL family ribosome-associated protein encodes MKDVEKNEIKRLSDRLDAIHHQQADLSLVDAAEKYAELEKEKTTLETEIARLREQHNQKLSKEAQKLQKMPFSRAISKKEQADLGKLKKSVRGLVVVHPMTALGREMGLDVMTGFAKSEF; translated from the coding sequence ATGAAAGACGTTGAAAAGAACGAAATCAAGCGCCTGAGCGACCGCCTCGATGCGATTCACCACCAGCAGGCTGACCTCTCTTTAGTCGATGCGGCAGAAAAATACGCTGAACTGGAAAAAGAGAAAACCACGCTGGAGACGGAAATTGCCCGCCTGCGCGAACAACACAACCAGAAGCTAAGCAAAGAAGCGCAAAAACTGCAGAAAATGCCGTTCAGCCGCGCCATCAGCAAAAAAGAGCAGGCCGATCTCGGAAAGCTGAAAAAAAGCGTTCGCGGGCTGGTGGTTGTGCACCCAATGACGGCGCTGGGCCGCGAAATGGGTCTCGACGTAATGACTGGCTTTGCCAAAAGCGAATTCTAA
- the mtlR gene encoding mannitol operon repressor MtlR: MPVLARESPRQLTKLSDMQAIMEQTQAFENRVLERLNAGKTVRSFLIAAVELLNEAINILVLQVFRKDDYAVKYAVEPLLDGDGPLGNLSVRLKLIYGLGVISRAEYEDAELLMALREELNHDGTEYAFTDDEILGPFGELHCVAALPPTPQFDTSDADLFAMQKQRYQQVVRSTMVLSLTELISRISLKKAFHK; this comes from the coding sequence ATGCCGGTTTTGGCGCGGGAATCCCCGCGCCAGTTAACGAAATTGTCAGATATGCAGGCAATAATGGAACAAACGCAGGCTTTCGAAAACCGTGTACTCGAGCGTCTGAATGCGGGCAAAACCGTACGAAGCTTTTTGATTGCTGCCGTTGAACTGCTCAATGAAGCCATCAATATTCTGGTGTTGCAGGTATTTCGCAAAGACGACTACGCGGTGAAATATGCTGTAGAGCCGCTGCTTGACGGAGATGGACCGCTGGGCAATTTATCCGTGCGGCTGAAGCTGATTTACGGCTTGGGCGTGATTTCCCGTGCGGAGTATGAAGACGCGGAGCTCCTGATGGCGCTGCGTGAAGAGCTGAATCACGACGGTACGGAATATGCCTTTACCGACGATGAAATTCTCGGTCCGTTCGGTGAACTACATTGTGTAGCCGCCCTGCCGCCAACCCCGCAATTTGATACCAGCGATGCCGATCTGTTCGCCATGCAGAAGCAGCGCTACCAGCAAGTGGTGCGTTCCACCATGGTGCTTTCATTGACTGAGCTCATCTCCCGCATCAGCTTAAAAAAGGCATTCCATAAGTAA
- the mtlD gene encoding mannitol-1-phosphate 5-dehydrogenase has product MKALHFGAGNIGRGFIGKLLADAGIELTFADVNQVVLDALNARHSYQVHVVGEKQQIDTVSGVNAVSSIGDEVIDLIAHVDLVTTAVGPVVLERIAPAIAKGLAKRKAQGVNTPLNIIACENMVRGTTQLKGHVIAALADADQAWVEEHVGFVDSAVDRIVPPAESATNDPLEVTVETFSEWIVDKTQFKGALPAIAGMELTDNLMAFVERKLFTLNTGHAITAYLGKQTGHQTIRDAILDDAIRAVVKGAMEESGAVLIKRYGFDPEKHAAYIQKILGRFENPWLKDDVERVGRQPLRKLSAGDRLIKPLLGTLEYNLPHANLVKGIAAAMHYRSEQDPQAQELAQLIAEKGPQAALAQISGLDANSPVVTEAIDAYNAKA; this is encoded by the coding sequence ATGAAAGCATTACATTTTGGCGCAGGTAATATCGGACGTGGCTTCATCGGCAAACTGCTTGCCGACGCGGGGATTGAACTGACATTCGCCGATGTGAATCAGGTGGTGCTCGACGCCCTGAATGCCCGTCATAGCTATCAGGTTCACGTTGTGGGAGAAAAACAGCAGATTGATACCGTTTCCGGCGTCAACGCTGTCAGCAGCATCGGTGATGAAGTAATTGACCTGATAGCGCACGTCGATCTGGTTACCACTGCCGTGGGACCGGTTGTGCTGGAGCGTATCGCTCCGGCGATCGCCAAAGGTCTGGCGAAGCGCAAAGCGCAGGGCGTCAACACACCGCTAAACATTATTGCCTGTGAAAACATGGTACGCGGCACCACCCAACTGAAAGGCCATGTGATCGCCGCGCTGGCCGATGCCGATCAAGCGTGGGTAGAAGAGCATGTCGGCTTTGTCGATTCGGCCGTTGACCGCATCGTTCCACCAGCGGAATCCGCAACCAACGACCCGCTGGAAGTGACCGTGGAAACCTTCAGCGAGTGGATTGTTGATAAAACCCAGTTCAAAGGCGCGCTGCCAGCCATTGCAGGCATGGAGTTAACCGATAACCTGATGGCATTTGTTGAGCGTAAGCTCTTCACGCTGAATACCGGGCATGCTATAACCGCGTACCTTGGAAAACAGACCGGCCATCAGACCATTCGCGATGCCATCCTCGACGACGCTATCCGCGCCGTGGTGAAAGGCGCAATGGAAGAGAGCGGCGCGGTACTGATCAAGCGTTATGGCTTCGATCCCGAAAAGCACGCTGCGTACATTCAGAAAATCCTCGGCCGTTTTGAAAACCCGTGGCTGAAAGACGATGTGGAACGCGTTGGCCGTCAGCCGCTGCGTAAACTGAGCGCCGGCGACCGTCTGATTAAACCGCTGCTCGGCACGCTGGAGTACAACCTGCCCCACGCAAACCTGGTGAAAGGTATCGCCGCCGCGATGCACTACCGCAGCGAGCAGGATCCGCAGGCGCAGGAGCTGGCCCAGCTTATCGCAGAGAAAGGCCCGCAGGCTGCGCTGGCGCAAATTTCCGGCCTGGATGCCAACAGCCCGGTCGTTACCGAAGCCATCGACGCATATAACGCAAAGGCATGA
- a CDS encoding PTS mannitol transporter subunit IICBA has product MSSDIKIKVQSFGRFLSNMVMPNIGAFIAWGIITALFIPTGWLPNETLAKLVGPMITYLLPLLIGFTGGRLVGGDRGGVVGAITTMGVIVGADMPMFLGAMIAGPLGGYCIKKFDAAVDGKIKSGFEMLVNNFSAGIIGMILAILAFLGIGPAVEVLSKALAAGVNFMVVHDMLPLASIFVEPAKILFLNNAINHGIFSPLGIQQSHELGKSIFFLIEANPGPGMGVLLAYMFFGRGSAKQSAGGAAIIHFLGGIHEIYFPYVLMNPRLLLAVILGGMTGVFTLSVLNGGLVSPASPGSILAVLAMTPKGAYFANITAILAALVVSFVISSILLKTSKVKEEDEDIEAATRRVQDMKAESKGATPLSAGDVTNDLSHVRKIIVACDAGMGSSAMGAGVLRKKVQDAGLTNISVTNSAINSLPPDVDLVITHRDLTERAMRQVPQAQHISLTNFLDSGLYTSLTERLVAAQRHTDNEVKVTTSLKDSFDETNSNLFKLGAENIFLGLSANTKEEAIRFAGEQLVKGGYVEPEYVQAMLDREKLTPTYLGESIAVPHGTVEAKDRVLKTGVVFCQYPQGVRFGEEEGDIARLVIGIAARNNEHIQVITSLTNALDDETVIERLAQTSSVEEVLALLNK; this is encoded by the coding sequence ATGTCATCCGATATCAAGATCAAGGTGCAAAGCTTTGGTCGCTTTCTCAGCAATATGGTGATGCCCAACATCGGCGCGTTTATCGCGTGGGGTATCATTACCGCATTGTTTATTCCTACAGGGTGGTTACCAAACGAGACGCTGGCGAAACTCGTCGGCCCTATGATTACGTATTTGCTGCCGCTGCTCATCGGTTTCACCGGTGGTCGTCTGGTTGGCGGCGATCGCGGCGGCGTGGTGGGTGCTATCACCACAATGGGGGTTATCGTCGGTGCGGATATGCCGATGTTCCTCGGCGCGATGATTGCCGGCCCGCTGGGCGGCTACTGCATCAAGAAATTTGACGCCGCTGTAGACGGCAAGATCAAATCCGGTTTCGAAATGCTGGTGAATAACTTCTCCGCTGGCATCATCGGTATGATCCTCGCCATTCTGGCGTTCCTGGGCATCGGCCCGGCCGTTGAAGTGCTGTCCAAAGCGTTGGCTGCGGGCGTTAACTTCATGGTTGTGCATGACATGCTGCCGCTGGCGTCTATCTTTGTTGAACCGGCGAAAATCCTGTTCCTCAACAACGCCATCAACCACGGTATCTTCTCACCGCTGGGTATTCAGCAGTCTCATGAACTCGGCAAGTCCATCTTCTTCCTGATCGAAGCAAACCCGGGTCCGGGGATGGGCGTACTGCTGGCGTATATGTTCTTCGGTCGCGGCAGCGCGAAACAGTCTGCGGGCGGCGCGGCAATCATCCACTTCCTGGGTGGTATCCACGAAATTTACTTCCCGTATGTGCTGATGAACCCACGCCTGCTGCTGGCGGTGATCCTCGGCGGTATGACTGGCGTGTTTACGCTGAGCGTGCTGAACGGCGGTCTGGTTTCTCCGGCTTCTCCGGGTTCCATCCTGGCAGTGCTGGCGATGACGCCGAAAGGCGCCTACTTCGCTAACATCACGGCGATTCTGGCTGCGCTGGTTGTCTCCTTCGTTATCTCTTCTATCCTGCTGAAAACCAGCAAAGTGAAAGAAGAAGATGAAGATATTGAAGCCGCTACCCGTCGCGTACAGGACATGAAAGCTGAGTCCAAAGGCGCAACGCCGCTGTCGGCTGGCGATGTCACCAACGACCTGAGCCACGTACGTAAAATCATCGTAGCCTGTGATGCCGGTATGGGCTCCAGCGCCATGGGCGCAGGCGTACTGCGTAAGAAAGTCCAGGATGCTGGCCTGACCAACATCTCAGTGACCAACAGCGCAATTAACAGCCTGCCGCCGGATGTCGACCTGGTGATCACGCACCGCGATCTGACCGAGCGTGCTATGCGCCAGGTACCGCAGGCGCAGCATATTTCGCTGACCAACTTCCTGGACAGCGGCCTGTACACCAGCCTGACTGAACGTCTGGTTGCCGCGCAGCGCCACACGGACAACGAAGTAAAGGTGACGACCAGCCTGAAAGACAGCTTTGATGAGACCAACAGCAATCTGTTCAAGCTGGGCGCAGAGAACATCTTCCTTGGTCTCAGCGCGAATACCAAAGAAGAAGCGATTCGTTTTGCCGGTGAGCAACTGGTGAAAGGCGGCTATGTTGAGCCGGAATACGTGCAAGCGATGCTGGATCGTGAAAAACTGACCCCGACCTATCTGGGTGAGTCGATCGCCGTTCCGCATGGTACGGTGGAAGCCAAAGACCGCGTACTGAAAACCGGCGTGGTGTTCTGCCAGTATCCGCAAGGTGTACGCTTCGGCGAAGAAGAAGGTGACATTGCCCGTCTGGTCATCGGTATCGCCGCGCGTAACAACGAGCATATCCAGGTGATCACCAGCCTGACCAATGCCCTGGATGATGAGACGGTCATTGAACGTCTGGCTCAGACTTCCAGCGTTGAAGAAGTGCTGGCGTTGCTGAACAAGTAA
- a CDS encoding glutathione S-transferase: MKLIGSYTSPFVRKISVMLLEKGITFEFINEQPYNAINGVAQYNPLGKVPALITDEGEVWFDSPIIAQYIELLAIAPALLPTEPVAALKIRQLEALADGIMDAALVSVRELARPVEQQSESELLRQREKVSQGLDTLERYLQEGTLSVDTLNLATIAIACAIGYLNFRHVSPGWCVNRPLLVKLVENLFQRESFARTEPPRA; encoded by the coding sequence ATGAAACTTATCGGCAGCTACACCAGCCCTTTTGTCCGCAAAATCTCCGTGATGCTGCTGGAAAAGGGGATCACCTTTGAATTTATCAACGAGCAGCCCTACAACGCGATCAACGGCGTGGCGCAATACAACCCGCTCGGTAAGGTTCCCGCGCTGATTACGGATGAGGGTGAAGTCTGGTTCGACTCGCCGATCATCGCGCAATACATTGAGTTACTGGCTATCGCACCGGCGTTATTGCCGACGGAGCCTGTGGCTGCGCTGAAAATCCGCCAGCTGGAAGCGCTGGCCGACGGCATTATGGATGCTGCGCTGGTCTCGGTGCGTGAACTGGCGCGCCCGGTTGAGCAGCAATCGGAAAGCGAGCTGCTGCGCCAACGGGAGAAAGTTTCGCAGGGTCTGGATACGCTGGAACGCTACCTGCAAGAGGGAACGCTCAGCGTGGATACGCTGAATCTGGCGACCATTGCTATCGCCTGCGCGATTGGCTACCTCAACTTCCGCCACGTCTCGCCGGGCTGGTGCGTGAATCGCCCGCTGCTGGTGAAGCTGGTCGAGAACCTTTTCCAGCGCGAGAGTTTCGCCCGTACGGAGCCGCCAAGGGCCTGA
- the selA gene encoding L-seryl-tRNA(Sec) selenium transferase, translating into MTTLYSQIPSTDRLLRDEAFATLLTLFGHSRVTQMLHQLQDEAREQIRQQQTLPDWCDAWASETQKRLEQSSASALRPVFNLSGTVLHTNLGRAVQPQAAVDAVAAVMGSAVTLEYDLDGAGRGHRDRALADLLCQLTGAEDACIVNNNAAAVLLMLAATAAGREVVVSRGELVEIGGAFRIPDVMRQAGCVLHEVGTTNRTHAKDYRQAINDNTALLMKVHTSNYHIDGFTAAVDEEELVTLAEAAGLPVIVDLGSGSLVDLSRYGLPKEPMPQALIAAGVSLVSFSGDKLLGGPQAGIIVGKKALIAQLQQHPLKRALRADKMTLAALEATLRLYLHPEKLPQSLPTLRYLTRPEPEIREQALRLCAALNARYSEFDLRVEACLSQIGSGSLPVDRLPGAAVTFTPRDGSGRRLEALAAQWRALPQPVIGRIYDGRLWLDCRCLDDESRLLEMLLK; encoded by the coding sequence ATGACAACTCTTTACAGCCAGATCCCATCGACCGATCGCCTGTTACGTGACGAGGCGTTCGCCACTTTATTAACCCTTTTCGGCCACAGCCGCGTAACGCAGATGCTGCACCAGCTACAGGATGAAGCGCGTGAGCAAATCCGTCAGCAGCAGACATTACCCGACTGGTGCGATGCCTGGGCCAGTGAAACGCAAAAGCGGCTGGAACAGAGCAGCGCCAGCGCACTACGCCCGGTGTTTAATCTGAGCGGCACCGTACTGCATACCAACTTAGGCCGCGCGGTGCAGCCGCAGGCAGCGGTCGATGCCGTTGCGGCGGTCATGGGTTCTGCAGTGACGCTGGAATACGATCTCGACGGCGCCGGACGTGGTCACCGCGATCGCGCACTGGCGGATTTACTCTGCCAGCTAACCGGCGCGGAAGATGCCTGCATCGTCAATAACAACGCTGCCGCCGTGTTGCTGATGCTGGCAGCCACGGCGGCAGGGCGTGAAGTGGTGGTGTCGCGCGGTGAGCTGGTGGAGATTGGCGGTGCGTTCCGCATTCCTGATGTGATGCGCCAGGCGGGCTGCGTGCTGCATGAAGTGGGAACCACTAACCGCACGCATGCTAAAGATTACCGTCAGGCGATCAACGACAACACGGCGCTGCTGATGAAAGTGCATACCAGCAATTATCATATTGATGGTTTTACCGCCGCGGTGGACGAAGAGGAGCTGGTGACGCTTGCCGAAGCGGCCGGTCTGCCGGTGATTGTCGATCTGGGTAGCGGCTCGCTGGTGGATTTAAGCCGCTACGGCCTGCCAAAAGAGCCGATGCCGCAGGCGCTGATCGCTGCAGGCGTCAGCCTGGTGAGCTTCTCCGGTGATAAGCTGCTTGGTGGCCCGCAGGCGGGCATTATCGTTGGTAAAAAAGCGCTGATTGCGCAGTTGCAGCAGCACCCGCTGAAACGGGCGCTGCGGGCCGACAAAATGACGCTGGCGGCGCTGGAAGCTACGCTGCGTCTCTATCTGCACCCGGAAAAGTTACCGCAGAGCCTGCCGACGCTGCGTTATCTGACGCGTCCGGAGCCGGAGATCCGCGAGCAGGCGTTGCGGCTGTGCGCGGCGCTGAATGCGCGCTATAGCGAGTTCGACCTGCGTGTCGAAGCCTGTTTGTCACAGATTGGTAGCGGCTCTTTGCCGGTCGATCGCCTGCCCGGCGCGGCCGTAACCTTTACGCCGCGCGACGGCAGTGGGCGGCGGCTGGAAGCGCTGGCAGCGCAGTGGCGGGCGTTGCCGCAGCCGGTGATTGGCCGTATTTACGATGGTCGCCTGTGGCTGGACTGCCGCTGTCTTGATGATGAATCCCGCTTGCTGGAGATGTTGCTGAAATGA
- the selB gene encoding selenocysteine-specific translation elongation factor, whose amino-acid sequence MIIATAGHVDHGKTTLIEALTGVNADRLPEEKKRGMTIDLGYAYWPQPDGRVPGFIDVPGHEKFLSNMLAGVGGIDHALLVVACDDGVMAQTREHLAILQLTGNPALTVALTKADRVDDARIEQVRAEVQETLKTFGYPQATLFVTAATEMRGIAELRAHLLQLPERTHPENQRFRLALDRAFTVKGAGLVVTGTALSGDVRVGDTLWLTGVNTPMRVRGLHAQNQPVDHAHAGQRIALNIAGDAEKEALSRGDWLLSQQPPEPTERVIVALQTHTSLSQWQPVHIHHAASHVTGRVSLLENGLAELVLDTPLWLADNDRLVLRDISARSTLAGARVVTLNSPRRGKRKPEYLQWIAELAQAGDDAQALLAHLSRGAVDLTAFGWARQLSARGLEALLDSPGFIRAGNNLLNAPVAARWQRKLLETLAIYHEQHREEPGPGRERLRRMALPMEDEALVLTLIERMREAGDIHSHHGWLHLPDHKTGFSDEQAHLWQKVAPLFGDEPWWVRDLARETASDEQVMRGVLRQAAQQGLITAIVKDRYYRNDRIVTFASMIRDLDQARGSTSAADFRDTLNVGRKLAIQILEYFDRIGFTRRRGNDHILRDKALFLKE is encoded by the coding sequence ATGATTATTGCCACTGCCGGGCATGTTGACCACGGCAAAACGACCCTGATTGAGGCGCTAACCGGCGTGAATGCCGATCGTTTGCCGGAAGAGAAAAAACGCGGTATGACCATCGATCTGGGCTACGCCTACTGGCCGCAGCCGGACGGGCGCGTACCGGGGTTTATTGATGTGCCGGGGCACGAAAAATTCCTCTCGAATATGCTGGCGGGCGTCGGCGGTATCGACCATGCGCTGCTGGTAGTCGCCTGTGATGATGGTGTGATGGCGCAAACCCGCGAGCATCTGGCCATTTTGCAGCTCACCGGTAATCCAGCGCTGACCGTGGCGCTAACGAAGGCCGATCGCGTGGATGACGCGCGCATTGAGCAGGTGCGCGCAGAAGTACAGGAGACGCTGAAAACCTTTGGTTATCCGCAGGCGACCCTGTTTGTCACCGCCGCAACAGAGATGCGTGGCATCGCTGAATTACGTGCGCATCTGTTGCAGTTGCCGGAGCGCACGCACCCGGAAAATCAACGTTTTCGCCTGGCGCTGGATCGCGCGTTTACCGTCAAAGGCGCCGGCCTGGTGGTGACCGGTACGGCGCTCTCTGGCGATGTGCGCGTGGGTGATACGTTGTGGCTGACCGGGGTAAATACACCGATGCGCGTACGCGGCCTGCATGCGCAGAACCAGCCGGTTGATCATGCTCATGCCGGGCAGCGCATTGCGCTCAATATTGCCGGGGACGCGGAAAAAGAGGCGCTCAGCCGCGGTGACTGGTTGCTGTCCCAGCAACCCCCGGAGCCAACGGAGCGGGTGATTGTCGCGCTGCAAACGCACACGTCGCTGAGCCAGTGGCAGCCGGTGCATATCCATCATGCCGCCAGCCATGTTACCGGCCGCGTTTCGCTGCTGGAAAATGGTCTCGCCGAGCTGGTGCTGGATACGCCGCTGTGGCTGGCCGATAACGATCGGCTGGTGCTGCGCGATATCTCTGCACGCAGTACGCTGGCCGGCGCGCGCGTGGTCACGCTCAACTCACCGCGCCGCGGCAAACGTAAACCCGAGTATCTGCAATGGATCGCGGAGCTGGCGCAGGCGGGCGATGATGCGCAGGCGCTGCTGGCGCATTTATCGCGCGGTGCCGTTGATCTGACGGCATTTGGCTGGGCGCGGCAGCTCAGCGCGCGCGGGCTGGAAGCGCTGCTGGATAGCCCCGGTTTTATTCGTGCCGGTAATAACTTGTTGAATGCGCCAGTGGCCGCGCGCTGGCAGCGTAAGCTGCTGGAGACGCTGGCGATCTACCATGAGCAGCACCGCGAAGAGCCTGGCCCTGGGCGCGAGCGTCTGCGGCGCATGGCGTTGCCGATGGAAGATGAAGCGCTGGTGCTCACGCTTATCGAACGGATGCGCGAGGCGGGCGACATTCACAGCCATCATGGCTGGCTGCATCTGCCGGATCACAAAACCGGCTTCAGTGATGAACAGGCGCATCTGTGGCAAAAAGTGGCGCCGCTGTTTGGTGACGAACCGTGGTGGGTGCGCGATCTGGCACGCGAAACCGCAAGCGACGAACAGGTGATGCGCGGCGTGTTGCGACAGGCGGCTCAGCAGGGGCTCATTACGGCGATCGTGAAAGATCGTTATTACCGTAACGATCGGATTGTTACTTTCGCCAGCATGATCCGCGATCTGGATCAGGCGCGCGGTTCCACCAGCGCCGCCGATTTTCGCGATACGCTGAACGTGGGACGCAAACTGGCGATTCAGATTCTGGAATATTTTGACCGCATTGGTTTTACCCGCCGACGCGGTAATGACCATATCCTGCGCGACAAGGCCCTTTTCCTGAAGGAATAA